In Lemur catta isolate mLemCat1 chromosome 1, mLemCat1.pri, whole genome shotgun sequence, one DNA window encodes the following:
- the LOC123628636 gene encoding high mobility group protein B2, whose product MGKGDPNKPRGKMSSYAFFVQTCREEHKKKHPDSSVNFAEFSKKCSERWKTMSAKEKSKFEDMAKSDKARYDREMKNYVPPKGDKKGKKKDPNAPKRPPSAFFLFCSEHRPKIKSEHPGLSIGDTAKKLGEMWSEQSAKDKQPYEQKAAKLKEKYEKDIAAYRAKGKSEAGKKGPGRPTGSKKKNEPEDEEEEEEEEEDEDDEEEEEDEE is encoded by the coding sequence ATGGGCAAAGGAGACCCCAACAAGCCGAGGGGCAAAATGTCCTCCTATGCCTTCTTCGTGCAGACCTGCCGGGAAGAGCACAAGAAGAAGCACCCGGACTCCTCCGTGAATTTCGCCGAATTCTCCAAGAAATGTTCGGAGAGATGGAAGACCATGTCTGCAAAGGAAAAGTCGAAGTTTGAAGATATGGCAAAAAGTGACAAAGCTCGCTATGACAGGGAGATGAAAAATTATGTTCCTCCCAAAGgtgataagaaaggaaagaaaaaggatccCAATGCTCCTAAAAGGCCACCATCTGCCTTCTTCCTGTTTTGCTCTGAACATCGCCCAAAGATCAAAAGTGAACACCCAGGCCTATCCATTGGGGATACTGCAAAAAAATTGGGTGAAATGTGGTCTGAACAGTCAGCCAAAGATAAACAACCTTATGAACAGAAGGCAGCTAAGCTAAAGGAGAAATATGAAAAGGATATTGCTGCATACCGTGCCAAGGGCAAAAGTGAAGCAGGAAAGAAGGGCCCTGGCAGGCCAACAGGCTCAAAGAAGAAGAATGAACcagaagatgaggaagaagaggaagaggaggaagaagatgaggacgatgaggaggaggaggaagatgaagaataA